In uncultured Campylobacter sp., the DNA window GCGCTAGGGATTTCGATCCCTACGAAAATTCTATCGCCGATCTCGATCTCTTTTACAAATCCAAAATCCACGATGCTTTTAGAAAAGCCCGGATAGATCACGCTTTTAAGCAAATTTAAGACTTCGTCTTTACTCATTCCTTCTCCTTATTTTCGGTTAAATTTCTACTGATTTTATATGCGCAAAATTTCGGCCCGCACATCGAGCAAAACTCCGCGCCCTTGTAAATTTCATCGCCCAGGCTCTCGTCGTGTAGCTCGCGCGCATGATCTAGATCGAAGCTAAGCTCAAACTGCCTGTTCCAATCAAAACCATACCTCGCATCGCTCATCGCGTGATCGCGCTCTATCGCGCCCGCTTTGCCTAGCGCGACGTCTGCGGCATGAGCGGCGATTTTGTGCGCGATGATACCCTCTCTGACGTCTTTTGCATTAGGAAGCCCCAGATGCTCCTTCGGCGTTACGTAGCAGAGCATGCTTGCGCCGCAATACGCAGCCATCGTCCCGCCGATAGCCGAGCTGATGTGATCGTAGCCTGCACCGATGTCGGTCGGAAGCGGCCCCAGCACGTAAAACGGCGCGTCGCGGCAGAGCTTGCGCTCTAGCTGCATATTTAGCTCGATCTCGTTAAACGGAATGTGCCCCGGACCCTCGATCATCACCTGCACGTTTTTTTCATTCGCGCGCAGGGCCAGCTCGCCTAAAATTTCAAGCTCGCTAAGCTGCGCTTTATCGGTCGCGTCGTATAAGCAGCCCGGGCGCAAGCCGTCGCCTAGAGATAGCGATACGTCGTAAGCGGCGCAGATATCGCAAATTTCATCAAACGCTTCGTAAAAGGGGTTTTGCTTATGAAATTTCATCATCCACGACGCTATCAGCGAGCCTCCTCTGCTTACGATACCCATCTTGCGACGGGACAGCAGCGGCATAAACTCGAGCTTAAAGCCCGCGTGGATCGTGAAATAATCCACTCCCTGCCGCGCCTGCTTCTCGATCGTGCTAAGAATAGCGCTCGTTTTTAAATTTTTAATATCGCCCAGCTCATGGACCATCTGATAGACCGGCACCGTGCCTATGGGTACGGGCGAGCGCTCGATTATCGCGGCGCGGATCTCGTCCAGATCGCCGCCCGTACTAAGATCCATCACCGTATCGGCGCCGTACTTTAAGCAAGCCTCAAGCTTTTCCAGCTCGCCCTCAATATCGCTCGTCGTGCCAGAAGAGCCGATGTTGGCGTTGATCTTGCACCGCAGCGCGCGCCCGATACCGATAGGCTTTAAGCTTTTGTGATTAACGTTTGCGGGGATGATCGCTCTTCCTTGCGCGATGAGATCGCACAAGGCCCGCACGTCCATGCGCTCGCTTTGCGCGACCTCTCTCATCTGCGGCGTCACTTCGCCTCTTTTTGCAAAATAGATCTGCGTTACGCAGCTTTCGGTCATTTTCGCCTCGCTTACTTAAAAATGCGCGTATAATATAACAAATTTCATTAATCCTTACTTTTCTTTTGCCGTTTATTTTCGTA includes these proteins:
- the thiC gene encoding phosphomethylpyrimidine synthase ThiC; this encodes MTESCVTQIYFAKRGEVTPQMREVAQSERMDVRALCDLIAQGRAIIPANVNHKSLKPIGIGRALRCKINANIGSSGTTSDIEGELEKLEACLKYGADTVMDLSTGGDLDEIRAAIIERSPVPIGTVPVYQMVHELGDIKNLKTSAILSTIEKQARQGVDYFTIHAGFKLEFMPLLSRRKMGIVSRGGSLIASWMMKFHKQNPFYEAFDEICDICAAYDVSLSLGDGLRPGCLYDATDKAQLSELEILGELALRANEKNVQVMIEGPGHIPFNEIELNMQLERKLCRDAPFYVLGPLPTDIGAGYDHISSAIGGTMAAYCGASMLCYVTPKEHLGLPNAKDVREGIIAHKIAAHAADVALGKAGAIERDHAMSDARYGFDWNRQFELSFDLDHARELHDESLGDEIYKGAEFCSMCGPKFCAYKISRNLTENKEKE